The following proteins are co-located in the Armatimonadota bacterium genome:
- a CDS encoding LON peptidase substrate-binding domain-containing protein: MSDHLEEIPLFPLHAVLLPYERLQLHIFEPRYREMINNCLEYDLPFGVSLIRQGQEVGGIAEPYLVGTAARIDQVHRYPDGRMHVSVYGERRFRIRRLIEDKPYLVGMCEPLIEQKQFGSPRLLSLCAQMIEEFRLLINGMLARPDFNIDIQLPEDPTALSFVVAKFLNLDNTIKQRLLELTSTEERLDELIPLIEKQIIESKVQDVKRLTVEHLSEWITPN; encoded by the coding sequence GTGTCTGATCACCTCGAAGAAATTCCGCTTTTCCCATTACATGCGGTGTTGCTGCCCTACGAGCGGTTGCAGCTACACATCTTCGAGCCTCGCTATCGCGAAATGATCAACAATTGTCTCGAGTACGACTTGCCATTTGGCGTCTCGCTGATCCGGCAAGGGCAAGAAGTGGGTGGAATCGCCGAGCCGTATTTGGTCGGCACCGCAGCTAGGATTGACCAAGTCCACCGCTATCCGGATGGTCGCATGCACGTGAGCGTGTATGGTGAACGGCGATTTCGCATTCGACGACTGATTGAGGACAAGCCTTATTTGGTTGGGATGTGTGAGCCGCTCATCGAACAAAAGCAGTTTGGCTCGCCTCGTTTGCTTTCACTCTGCGCCCAGATGATCGAGGAGTTTCGTTTGCTGATTAACGGCATGCTCGCAAGGCCCGACTTCAATATCGATATTCAATTACCGGAAGATCCGACGGCACTCAGCTTTGTCGTGGCGAAGTTTTTGAACTTAGATAACACGATCAAACAGCGACTACTCGAACTCACGAGTACCGAAGAACGACTTGACGAGCTTATTCCTCTGATCGAAAAGCAGATTATCGAAAGCAAAGTTCAGGATGTTAAACGGTTGACTGTCGAACATCTCAGCGAGTGGATCACGCCAAACTGA